A window from Oreochromis aureus strain Israel breed Guangdong linkage group 16, ZZ_aureus, whole genome shotgun sequence encodes these proteins:
- the LOC120433503 gene encoding olfactory receptor 6N2-like: MELALNVSYITLDGFFHVNKYRYLYFMIMFTVYILILCCNFTIVFLIVVEKSLHEPMYIFIAALLLNSVMLSTVIYPKLLIDFLSKRQIIFYSVCLFQFFMFYSLGGSEFLLLFAMAYDRYVSICKPLQYPIIMTKNTISIFLTLAWIVPSSQVAVAAVLMANKKICNFTFTGIFCNNTIYKLLCVHSKAQTVYDMVVLFNVAILPAVFIFFTYTRILVISYQSCKEVRRKAAQTCLPHLIVLISYLCLCAFDIIISGLESNFPKIVHSILTLQIVMYPPLFNPIIYGLKMKEISKHLKRLFCAVKIN, encoded by the coding sequence ATGGAGCTGGCATTAAATGTATCATACATAACTCTTGATGGGTTTTTCCATGTGAACAAATACAGATATCTTTATTTTATGATCATGTTTACTGTATACATTCTCATACTCTGTTGTAATTTCACCATTGTATTCCTCATTGTGGTTGAGAAAAGTCTCCATGAGCCTatgtacatttttattgcaGCTTTGCTATTGAACTCTGTTATGTTAAGCACTGTTATTTACCCAAAGCTTTTGATTGACTTTTTATCTAAAAGACAGATCATATTTTATTCCgtctgtctctttcagttttttatgttttactcCTTGGGTGGTTCAGAATTTTTACTCTTGTTTGCCATGGCCTATGACAGATATGTGTCTATATGCAAACCTCTGCAATATCCAATTATCATGACAAAAAACACTATCAGCATTTTTTTAACCTTAGCTTGGATTGTGCCTTCTTCTCAGGTTGCAGTGGCAGCTGTATTAATGGCcaataaaaaaatctgtaactttACTTTCACTGGAATTTTTTGCAACAATACAATTTACAAGCTTCTATGTGTGCATTCAAAAGCACAGACTGTATATGATATGGTTGTACTATTTAATGTTGCAATTCTCCCTGCAGTTTTCATATTCTTCACTTACACCAGGATACTTGTGATATCCTATCAAAGCTGTAAAGAAGTCAGGAGAAAAGCTGCACAGACCTGTTTGCCCCACTTGATAGTTTTGATCAgctatttgtgtttgtgtgcatttgatATCATTATATCTGGTCTGGAGTCTAATTTTCCAAAGATTGTACATTCAATATTGACTTTGCAAATCGTAATGTATCCTCCccttttcaatccaattatatatGGACTAAAAATGAAGGAGATTTCTAAACACCTCAAAAGGTTGTTctgcgctgtcaaaataaactAA